The following are encoded in a window of Etheostoma cragini isolate CJK2018 chromosome 7, CSU_Ecrag_1.0, whole genome shotgun sequence genomic DNA:
- the snphb gene encoding syntaphilin isoform X3, producing MSAPAPANRRSALGSRRFNPLKALQPKRRLQQILTSSPVPVPKPALGPGTGPGTGTGKGTGTTVPAATAPVAIPVPAPPARTPAAPSNRDPHGNTSLSNSSNSGSCKGSDCSPTKGRHQKYTSCTDNHGIRPPPPEQYLTPLQQKEVCIRHLRARLKETINTLQDRDTEIDELRGQLYRMQEDWVEEECHRVEAQLALKEARQEIQQLKQAVDTVRTSLSDAGGLSGDVGVQKYFQDINTQNHKLETLLLSMDLAQAGLAKEGECIPGFRTRVGGSAPASVSGESPGGIPKLAVGGRGSCSCDASPARSLTRSSTYTKLSDQALADRNGNGLDFPCLSGDGTQDSGFVCCGESSVPSRTDLLLEAAFLSEETASLLNSYAQTFSHSLPHSLPHSLPSSSLPHCLPHTYSHTLPHSFPHNLSHSMPHTMPHSSTYDKLCTGERHATLGCGLGGVGCMSHPCLSHHHLYLHPLRETGIQTESCPIPATAGYPSDLDTIAEQRTFRSQACSPTSTWMSDEGEEELDSITTTTSLTTATMMSTATEPIPFTKTPLVSPLPRSATVACSMESPPYGKEEEKQEKEKGEKEAAGTEQQEETTVIRLAEEEQQMPRGSVGGDEVEVQSGVEEVAPGKPCDFTETPAGNQCELQFGGCCGEGRLGGTLENLSMEDRQQEVGLSAGSTQVETAEPSPSSPGVSPDVEQPHTSQPRRSTSHDEIAGITVVEFNDENDEDDDDETNEQGATGGATAEEGDLTSSGTIEKSYWSRHFLVDLLAVAIPVVPTVAWFCRGPVRTGQPMYHIGSLLRGCCTVALHSLRRGGGLRHYPAGGGDLGGSQI from the exons GCGGACCCCGGCCGCGCCTAGTAATAGAGATCCCCATGGAAACACCTCCCttagcaacagcagcaactcAGGCTCTTGCAAAGGCAGTGACTGCAGCCCCACCAAAGG ACGCCATCAGAAGTACACGTCATGTACGGACAACCATGGTATCCGGCCCCCTCCACCAGAGCAGTACCTCACACCACTGCAGCAGAAAGAGGTGTGTATCCGACACCTGCGGGCCAGGCTGAAGGAAACCATCAACACTCTACAAGACAG GGACACTGAGATAGATGAGCTGAGAGGCCAGCTTTACAGGATGCAGGAGGACTGGGTTGAGGAGGAATGTCACCGTGTTGAGGCTCAGCTGGCCCTGAAGGAGGCGCGTCAGGAGATCCAGCAGCTTAAGCAGGCTGTGGACACTGTTCGCACCAGTCTCAGTGATGCTGGGGGGCTCAGCGGAGACGTAGGCGTCCAAAAGTACTTTCAGGACATCAACACTCAAAACCACAAGCTTGAGACACTTTTGCTGAGCATGGACCTAGCCCAGGCTGGATTAGCCAAGGAAGGGGAATGCATTCCAGGCTTTCGGACCCGTGTTGGAGGTTCGGCACCAGCATCGGTATCAGGGGAAAGTCCAGGAGGAATACCCAAATTGGCAGTAGGAGGGAGGGGGTCTTGCTCCTGCGATGCTTCGCCAGCCCGTTCTCTGACCCGGAGCTCCACCTACACTAAGCTGAGTGATCAGGCGCTTGCGGACCGGAACGGTAATGGCCTGGACTTTCCTTGTCTGTCAGGTGACGGTACCCAGGACAGCGGATTTGTGTGCTGTGGGGAGAGCAGCGTCCCCAGTCGGACCGACCTGCTGCTGGAGGCAGCCTTCCTCTCTGAGGAAACAGCATCTTTACTCAACTCCTACGCACAGACCTTTTCCCATTCTCTGCCCCACTCTCTGCCCCACTCTCTGCCCAGTAGCTCTCTGCCCCACTGTCTCCCCCACACTTACTCCCATACCTTACCTCATTCTTTCCCTCACAATTTGTCGCACTCTATGCCCCACACCATGCCACACTCCTCCACCTATGACAAGCTGTGCACAGGTGAGCGGCACGCAACCCTTGGTTGCGGCCTGGGTGGAGTGGGCTGTATGAGCCATCCCTGTCTATCCCACCACCACCTCTACCTGCACCCACTGCGGGAGACAGGCATTCAGACCGAAAGCTGCCCCATCCCCGCAACGGCGGGTTACCCCTCGGATTTGGATACCATTGCGGAGCAACGCACTTTCCGCTCCCAGGCCTGCAGCCCCACCTCTACCTGGATGTCTgatgaaggggaggaggagCTGGACTCCATCACCACCACAACTTCATTAACCACAGCGACGATGATGAGTACAGCCACAGAGCCGATCCCGTTCACTAAAACTCCTCTGGTCTCTCCCTTACCACGGTCCGCCACTGTGGCATGTTCCATGGAAAGTCCTCCATATgggaaggaagaggaaaagcaggagaaagagaagggagagaaggaagcTGCAGGTACGGAGCAGCAGGAAGAAACAACAGTGATTAGATTGGCAGAAGAAGAGCAGCAGATGCCAAGGGGCTCAGTCGGTGGGGATGAGGTAGAAGTTCAGAGTGGAGTGGAGGAGGTAGCACCAGGAAAGCCCTGCGATTTTACAGAGACACCAGCAGGGAACCAGTGTGAGCTTCAGTTCGGAGGTTGCTGTGGAGAAGGCAGACTGGGCGGGACACTGGAAAACCTCAGCATGGAAGACAGGCAGCAAGAAGTTGGTTTATCAGCAGGATCCACCCAGGTAGAGACAGCAGAGCCGAGTCCAAGTAGCCCAGGAGTCTCGCCAGACGTAGAACAGCCTCACACCTCCCAGCCCAGGAGGTCTACGTCACATGACGAGATAGCTGGTATCACTGTAGTGGAGTTTAATGATGAGAacgatgaggatgatgatgatgaaactAATGAGCAAGGCGCCACAGGGGGCGCCACAGCAGAGGAGGGAGATTTAACCAGCTCTGGGACAATTGAGAAAAGCTACTGGAGTCGTCACTTCCTGGTTGATCTGCTGGCAGTGGCCATCCCTGTGGTGCCAACAGTGGCGTGGTTCTGCCGTGGCCCAGTCCGCACCGGACAGCCCATGTATCATATAGGCTCGCTGTTGCGAGGCTGTTGCACTGTGGCGTTGCACTCGTTGCGCCGGGGAGGGGGGTTGAGGCATTACCCTGCAGGCGGGGGTGACCTGGGCGGATCACAGATATAA
- the snphb gene encoding syntaphilin isoform X4, protein MSAPAPANRRSALGSRRFDYCRFIELDYVPMETGYMVSMRPTKGYASNKSPTKGYASTKSPDRHSRTNSPSTPRCRRTPAAPSNRDPHGNTSLSNSSNSGSCKGSDCSPTKGRHQKYTSCTDNHGIRPPPPEQYLTPLQQKEVCIRHLRARLKETINTLQDRDTEIDELRGQLYRMQEDWVEEECHRVEAQLALKEARQEIQQLKQAVDTVRTSLSDAGGLSGDVGVQKYFQDINTQNHKLETLLLSMDLAQAGLAKEGECIPGFRTRVGGSAPASVSGESPGGIPKLAVGGRGSCSCDASPARSLTRSSTYTKLSDQALADRNGNGLDFPCLSGDGTQDSGFVCCGESSVPSRTDLLLEAAFLSEETASLLNSYAQTFSHSLPHSLPHSLPSSSLPHCLPHTYSHTLPHSFPHNLSHSMPHTMPHSSTYDKLCTGERHATLGCGLGGVGCMSHPCLSHHHLYLHPLRETGIQTESCPIPATAGYPSDLDTIAEQRTFRSQACSPTSTWMSDEGEEELDSITTTTSLTTATMMSTATEPIPFTKTPLVSPLPRSATVACSMESPPYGKEEEKQEKEKGEKEAAGTEQQEETTVIRLAEEEQQMPRGSVGGDEVEVQSGVEEVAPGKPCDFTETPAGNQCELQFGGCCGEGRLGGTLENLSMEDRQQEVGLSAGSTQVETAEPSPSSPGVSPDVEQPHTSQPRRSTSHDEIAGITVVEFNDENDEDDDDETNEQGATGGATAEEGDLTSSGTIEKSYWSRHFLVDLLAVAIPVVPTVAWFCRGPVRTGQPMYHIGSLLRGCCTVALHSLRRGGGLRHYPAGGGDLGGSQI, encoded by the exons GTTTGACTACTGCAGGTTCATAGAGCTAGACTACGTTCCTATGGAGACAGGCTATATGGTCTCAATGCGCCCGACTAAAGGCTACGCATCGAACAAGTCGCCGACTAAAGGATACGCTTCCACCAAGTCTCCGGATCGCCACAGCCGAACAAACTCTCCCTCGACCCCTCGTTGTCG GCGGACCCCGGCCGCGCCTAGTAATAGAGATCCCCATGGAAACACCTCCCttagcaacagcagcaactcAGGCTCTTGCAAAGGCAGTGACTGCAGCCCCACCAAAGG ACGCCATCAGAAGTACACGTCATGTACGGACAACCATGGTATCCGGCCCCCTCCACCAGAGCAGTACCTCACACCACTGCAGCAGAAAGAGGTGTGTATCCGACACCTGCGGGCCAGGCTGAAGGAAACCATCAACACTCTACAAGACAG GGACACTGAGATAGATGAGCTGAGAGGCCAGCTTTACAGGATGCAGGAGGACTGGGTTGAGGAGGAATGTCACCGTGTTGAGGCTCAGCTGGCCCTGAAGGAGGCGCGTCAGGAGATCCAGCAGCTTAAGCAGGCTGTGGACACTGTTCGCACCAGTCTCAGTGATGCTGGGGGGCTCAGCGGAGACGTAGGCGTCCAAAAGTACTTTCAGGACATCAACACTCAAAACCACAAGCTTGAGACACTTTTGCTGAGCATGGACCTAGCCCAGGCTGGATTAGCCAAGGAAGGGGAATGCATTCCAGGCTTTCGGACCCGTGTTGGAGGTTCGGCACCAGCATCGGTATCAGGGGAAAGTCCAGGAGGAATACCCAAATTGGCAGTAGGAGGGAGGGGGTCTTGCTCCTGCGATGCTTCGCCAGCCCGTTCTCTGACCCGGAGCTCCACCTACACTAAGCTGAGTGATCAGGCGCTTGCGGACCGGAACGGTAATGGCCTGGACTTTCCTTGTCTGTCAGGTGACGGTACCCAGGACAGCGGATTTGTGTGCTGTGGGGAGAGCAGCGTCCCCAGTCGGACCGACCTGCTGCTGGAGGCAGCCTTCCTCTCTGAGGAAACAGCATCTTTACTCAACTCCTACGCACAGACCTTTTCCCATTCTCTGCCCCACTCTCTGCCCCACTCTCTGCCCAGTAGCTCTCTGCCCCACTGTCTCCCCCACACTTACTCCCATACCTTACCTCATTCTTTCCCTCACAATTTGTCGCACTCTATGCCCCACACCATGCCACACTCCTCCACCTATGACAAGCTGTGCACAGGTGAGCGGCACGCAACCCTTGGTTGCGGCCTGGGTGGAGTGGGCTGTATGAGCCATCCCTGTCTATCCCACCACCACCTCTACCTGCACCCACTGCGGGAGACAGGCATTCAGACCGAAAGCTGCCCCATCCCCGCAACGGCGGGTTACCCCTCGGATTTGGATACCATTGCGGAGCAACGCACTTTCCGCTCCCAGGCCTGCAGCCCCACCTCTACCTGGATGTCTgatgaaggggaggaggagCTGGACTCCATCACCACCACAACTTCATTAACCACAGCGACGATGATGAGTACAGCCACAGAGCCGATCCCGTTCACTAAAACTCCTCTGGTCTCTCCCTTACCACGGTCCGCCACTGTGGCATGTTCCATGGAAAGTCCTCCATATgggaaggaagaggaaaagcaggagaaagagaagggagagaaggaagcTGCAGGTACGGAGCAGCAGGAAGAAACAACAGTGATTAGATTGGCAGAAGAAGAGCAGCAGATGCCAAGGGGCTCAGTCGGTGGGGATGAGGTAGAAGTTCAGAGTGGAGTGGAGGAGGTAGCACCAGGAAAGCCCTGCGATTTTACAGAGACACCAGCAGGGAACCAGTGTGAGCTTCAGTTCGGAGGTTGCTGTGGAGAAGGCAGACTGGGCGGGACACTGGAAAACCTCAGCATGGAAGACAGGCAGCAAGAAGTTGGTTTATCAGCAGGATCCACCCAGGTAGAGACAGCAGAGCCGAGTCCAAGTAGCCCAGGAGTCTCGCCAGACGTAGAACAGCCTCACACCTCCCAGCCCAGGAGGTCTACGTCACATGACGAGATAGCTGGTATCACTGTAGTGGAGTTTAATGATGAGAacgatgaggatgatgatgatgaaactAATGAGCAAGGCGCCACAGGGGGCGCCACAGCAGAGGAGGGAGATTTAACCAGCTCTGGGACAATTGAGAAAAGCTACTGGAGTCGTCACTTCCTGGTTGATCTGCTGGCAGTGGCCATCCCTGTGGTGCCAACAGTGGCGTGGTTCTGCCGTGGCCCAGTCCGCACCGGACAGCCCATGTATCATATAGGCTCGCTGTTGCGAGGCTGTTGCACTGTGGCGTTGCACTCGTTGCGCCGGGGAGGGGGGTTGAGGCATTACCCTGCAGGCGGGGGTGACCTGGGCGGATCACAGATATAA
- the snphb gene encoding syntaphilin isoform X5, with amino-acid sequence MSAPAPANRRSALGSRRRTPAAPSNRDPHGNTSLSNSSNSGSCKGSDCSPTKGRHQKYTSCTDNHGIRPPPPEQYLTPLQQKEVCIRHLRARLKETINTLQDRDTEIDELRGQLYRMQEDWVEEECHRVEAQLALKEARQEIQQLKQAVDTVRTSLSDAGGLSGDVGVQKYFQDINTQNHKLETLLLSMDLAQAGLAKEGECIPGFRTRVGGSAPASVSGESPGGIPKLAVGGRGSCSCDASPARSLTRSSTYTKLSDQALADRNGNGLDFPCLSGDGTQDSGFVCCGESSVPSRTDLLLEAAFLSEETASLLNSYAQTFSHSLPHSLPHSLPSSSLPHCLPHTYSHTLPHSFPHNLSHSMPHTMPHSSTYDKLCTGERHATLGCGLGGVGCMSHPCLSHHHLYLHPLRETGIQTESCPIPATAGYPSDLDTIAEQRTFRSQACSPTSTWMSDEGEEELDSITTTTSLTTATMMSTATEPIPFTKTPLVSPLPRSATVACSMESPPYGKEEEKQEKEKGEKEAAGTEQQEETTVIRLAEEEQQMPRGSVGGDEVEVQSGVEEVAPGKPCDFTETPAGNQCELQFGGCCGEGRLGGTLENLSMEDRQQEVGLSAGSTQVETAEPSPSSPGVSPDVEQPHTSQPRRSTSHDEIAGITVVEFNDENDEDDDDETNEQGATGGATAEEGDLTSSGTIEKSYWSRHFLVDLLAVAIPVVPTVAWFCRGPVRTGQPMYHIGSLLRGCCTVALHSLRRGGGLRHYPAGGGDLGGSQI; translated from the exons GCGGACCCCGGCCGCGCCTAGTAATAGAGATCCCCATGGAAACACCTCCCttagcaacagcagcaactcAGGCTCTTGCAAAGGCAGTGACTGCAGCCCCACCAAAGG ACGCCATCAGAAGTACACGTCATGTACGGACAACCATGGTATCCGGCCCCCTCCACCAGAGCAGTACCTCACACCACTGCAGCAGAAAGAGGTGTGTATCCGACACCTGCGGGCCAGGCTGAAGGAAACCATCAACACTCTACAAGACAG GGACACTGAGATAGATGAGCTGAGAGGCCAGCTTTACAGGATGCAGGAGGACTGGGTTGAGGAGGAATGTCACCGTGTTGAGGCTCAGCTGGCCCTGAAGGAGGCGCGTCAGGAGATCCAGCAGCTTAAGCAGGCTGTGGACACTGTTCGCACCAGTCTCAGTGATGCTGGGGGGCTCAGCGGAGACGTAGGCGTCCAAAAGTACTTTCAGGACATCAACACTCAAAACCACAAGCTTGAGACACTTTTGCTGAGCATGGACCTAGCCCAGGCTGGATTAGCCAAGGAAGGGGAATGCATTCCAGGCTTTCGGACCCGTGTTGGAGGTTCGGCACCAGCATCGGTATCAGGGGAAAGTCCAGGAGGAATACCCAAATTGGCAGTAGGAGGGAGGGGGTCTTGCTCCTGCGATGCTTCGCCAGCCCGTTCTCTGACCCGGAGCTCCACCTACACTAAGCTGAGTGATCAGGCGCTTGCGGACCGGAACGGTAATGGCCTGGACTTTCCTTGTCTGTCAGGTGACGGTACCCAGGACAGCGGATTTGTGTGCTGTGGGGAGAGCAGCGTCCCCAGTCGGACCGACCTGCTGCTGGAGGCAGCCTTCCTCTCTGAGGAAACAGCATCTTTACTCAACTCCTACGCACAGACCTTTTCCCATTCTCTGCCCCACTCTCTGCCCCACTCTCTGCCCAGTAGCTCTCTGCCCCACTGTCTCCCCCACACTTACTCCCATACCTTACCTCATTCTTTCCCTCACAATTTGTCGCACTCTATGCCCCACACCATGCCACACTCCTCCACCTATGACAAGCTGTGCACAGGTGAGCGGCACGCAACCCTTGGTTGCGGCCTGGGTGGAGTGGGCTGTATGAGCCATCCCTGTCTATCCCACCACCACCTCTACCTGCACCCACTGCGGGAGACAGGCATTCAGACCGAAAGCTGCCCCATCCCCGCAACGGCGGGTTACCCCTCGGATTTGGATACCATTGCGGAGCAACGCACTTTCCGCTCCCAGGCCTGCAGCCCCACCTCTACCTGGATGTCTgatgaaggggaggaggagCTGGACTCCATCACCACCACAACTTCATTAACCACAGCGACGATGATGAGTACAGCCACAGAGCCGATCCCGTTCACTAAAACTCCTCTGGTCTCTCCCTTACCACGGTCCGCCACTGTGGCATGTTCCATGGAAAGTCCTCCATATgggaaggaagaggaaaagcaggagaaagagaagggagagaaggaagcTGCAGGTACGGAGCAGCAGGAAGAAACAACAGTGATTAGATTGGCAGAAGAAGAGCAGCAGATGCCAAGGGGCTCAGTCGGTGGGGATGAGGTAGAAGTTCAGAGTGGAGTGGAGGAGGTAGCACCAGGAAAGCCCTGCGATTTTACAGAGACACCAGCAGGGAACCAGTGTGAGCTTCAGTTCGGAGGTTGCTGTGGAGAAGGCAGACTGGGCGGGACACTGGAAAACCTCAGCATGGAAGACAGGCAGCAAGAAGTTGGTTTATCAGCAGGATCCACCCAGGTAGAGACAGCAGAGCCGAGTCCAAGTAGCCCAGGAGTCTCGCCAGACGTAGAACAGCCTCACACCTCCCAGCCCAGGAGGTCTACGTCACATGACGAGATAGCTGGTATCACTGTAGTGGAGTTTAATGATGAGAacgatgaggatgatgatgatgaaactAATGAGCAAGGCGCCACAGGGGGCGCCACAGCAGAGGAGGGAGATTTAACCAGCTCTGGGACAATTGAGAAAAGCTACTGGAGTCGTCACTTCCTGGTTGATCTGCTGGCAGTGGCCATCCCTGTGGTGCCAACAGTGGCGTGGTTCTGCCGTGGCCCAGTCCGCACCGGACAGCCCATGTATCATATAGGCTCGCTGTTGCGAGGCTGTTGCACTGTGGCGTTGCACTCGTTGCGCCGGGGAGGGGGGTTGAGGCATTACCCTGCAGGCGGGGGTGACCTGGGCGGATCACAGATATAA
- the snphb gene encoding syntaphilin isoform X2 encodes MSAPAPANRRSALGSRRFNPLKALQPKRRLQQILTSSPVPVPKPALGPGTGPGTGTGKGTGTTVPAATAPVAIPVPAPPAFDYCRFIELDYVPMETGYMVSMRPTKGYASNKSPTKGYASTKSPDRHSRTNSPSTPRCRRTPAAPSNRDPHGNTSLSNSSNSGSCKGSDCSPTKGRHQKYTSCTDNHGIRPPPPEQYLTPLQQKEVCIRHLRARLKETINTLQDRDTEIDELRGQLYRMQEDWVEEECHRVEAQLALKEARQEIQQLKQAVDTVRTSLSDAGGLSGDVGVQKYFQDINTQNHKLETLLLSMDLAQAGLAKEGECIPGFRTRVGGSAPASVSGESPGGIPKLAVGGRGSCSCDASPARSLTRSSTYTKLSDQALADRNGNGLDFPCLSGDGTQDSGFVCCGESSVPSRTDLLLEAAFLSEETASLLNSYAQTFSHSLPHSLPHTYSHTLPHSFPHNLSHSMPHTMPHSSTYDKLCTGERHATLGCGLGGVGCMSHPCLSHHHLYLHPLRETGIQTESCPIPATAGYPSDLDTIAEQRTFRSQACSPTSTWMSDEGEEELDSITTTTSLTTATMMSTATEPIPFTKTPLVSPLPRSATVACSMESPPYGKEEEKQEKEKGEKEAAGTEQQEETTVIRLAEEEQQMPRGSVGGDEVEVQSGVEEVAPGKPCDFTETPAGNQCELQFGGCCGEGRLGGTLENLSMEDRQQEVGLSAGSTQVETAEPSPSSPGVSPDVEQPHTSQPRRSTSHDEIAGITVVEFNDENDEDDDDETNEQGATGGATAEEGDLTSSGTIEKSYWSRHFLVDLLAVAIPVVPTVAWFCRGPVRTGQPMYHIGSLLRGCCTVALHSLRRGGGLRHYPAGGGDLGGSQI; translated from the exons GTTTGACTACTGCAGGTTCATAGAGCTAGACTACGTTCCTATGGAGACAGGCTATATGGTCTCAATGCGCCCGACTAAAGGCTACGCATCGAACAAGTCGCCGACTAAAGGATACGCTTCCACCAAGTCTCCGGATCGCCACAGCCGAACAAACTCTCCCTCGACCCCTCGTTGTCG GCGGACCCCGGCCGCGCCTAGTAATAGAGATCCCCATGGAAACACCTCCCttagcaacagcagcaactcAGGCTCTTGCAAAGGCAGTGACTGCAGCCCCACCAAAGG ACGCCATCAGAAGTACACGTCATGTACGGACAACCATGGTATCCGGCCCCCTCCACCAGAGCAGTACCTCACACCACTGCAGCAGAAAGAGGTGTGTATCCGACACCTGCGGGCCAGGCTGAAGGAAACCATCAACACTCTACAAGACAG GGACACTGAGATAGATGAGCTGAGAGGCCAGCTTTACAGGATGCAGGAGGACTGGGTTGAGGAGGAATGTCACCGTGTTGAGGCTCAGCTGGCCCTGAAGGAGGCGCGTCAGGAGATCCAGCAGCTTAAGCAGGCTGTGGACACTGTTCGCACCAGTCTCAGTGATGCTGGGGGGCTCAGCGGAGACGTAGGCGTCCAAAAGTACTTTCAGGACATCAACACTCAAAACCACAAGCTTGAGACACTTTTGCTGAGCATGGACCTAGCCCAGGCTGGATTAGCCAAGGAAGGGGAATGCATTCCAGGCTTTCGGACCCGTGTTGGAGGTTCGGCACCAGCATCGGTATCAGGGGAAAGTCCAGGAGGAATACCCAAATTGGCAGTAGGAGGGAGGGGGTCTTGCTCCTGCGATGCTTCGCCAGCCCGTTCTCTGACCCGGAGCTCCACCTACACTAAGCTGAGTGATCAGGCGCTTGCGGACCGGAACGGTAATGGCCTGGACTTTCCTTGTCTGTCAGGTGACGGTACCCAGGACAGCGGATTTGTGTGCTGTGGGGAGAGCAGCGTCCCCAGTCGGACCGACCTGCTGCTGGAGGCAGCCTTCCTCTCTGAGGAAACAGCATCTTTACTCAACTCCTACGCACAGACCTTTTCCCATTCTCTGCCCCACTCTCTG CCCCACACTTACTCCCATACCTTACCTCATTCTTTCCCTCACAATTTGTCGCACTCTATGCCCCACACCATGCCACACTCCTCCACCTATGACAAGCTGTGCACAGGTGAGCGGCACGCAACCCTTGGTTGCGGCCTGGGTGGAGTGGGCTGTATGAGCCATCCCTGTCTATCCCACCACCACCTCTACCTGCACCCACTGCGGGAGACAGGCATTCAGACCGAAAGCTGCCCCATCCCCGCAACGGCGGGTTACCCCTCGGATTTGGATACCATTGCGGAGCAACGCACTTTCCGCTCCCAGGCCTGCAGCCCCACCTCTACCTGGATGTCTgatgaaggggaggaggagCTGGACTCCATCACCACCACAACTTCATTAACCACAGCGACGATGATGAGTACAGCCACAGAGCCGATCCCGTTCACTAAAACTCCTCTGGTCTCTCCCTTACCACGGTCCGCCACTGTGGCATGTTCCATGGAAAGTCCTCCATATgggaaggaagaggaaaagcaggagaaagagaagggagagaaggaagcTGCAGGTACGGAGCAGCAGGAAGAAACAACAGTGATTAGATTGGCAGAAGAAGAGCAGCAGATGCCAAGGGGCTCAGTCGGTGGGGATGAGGTAGAAGTTCAGAGTGGAGTGGAGGAGGTAGCACCAGGAAAGCCCTGCGATTTTACAGAGACACCAGCAGGGAACCAGTGTGAGCTTCAGTTCGGAGGTTGCTGTGGAGAAGGCAGACTGGGCGGGACACTGGAAAACCTCAGCATGGAAGACAGGCAGCAAGAAGTTGGTTTATCAGCAGGATCCACCCAGGTAGAGACAGCAGAGCCGAGTCCAAGTAGCCCAGGAGTCTCGCCAGACGTAGAACAGCCTCACACCTCCCAGCCCAGGAGGTCTACGTCACATGACGAGATAGCTGGTATCACTGTAGTGGAGTTTAATGATGAGAacgatgaggatgatgatgatgaaactAATGAGCAAGGCGCCACAGGGGGCGCCACAGCAGAGGAGGGAGATTTAACCAGCTCTGGGACAATTGAGAAAAGCTACTGGAGTCGTCACTTCCTGGTTGATCTGCTGGCAGTGGCCATCCCTGTGGTGCCAACAGTGGCGTGGTTCTGCCGTGGCCCAGTCCGCACCGGACAGCCCATGTATCATATAGGCTCGCTGTTGCGAGGCTGTTGCACTGTGGCGTTGCACTCGTTGCGCCGGGGAGGGGGGTTGAGGCATTACCCTGCAGGCGGGGGTGACCTGGGCGGATCACAGATATAA